From the Polynucleobacter acidiphobus genome, the window CCCGATGGCCAATTTAATGTATTGGGTTTAGGGCAAACCTCCTCGAAAGGACTAAAAAAGGGTGTAGTGGTCAATATTGAAGCTACGGTTCAGTCGATTCAGAAGGCACTCGAGGAAGCAGAGTTAATGTCGGATCGTCGCATTGCTCAGGTTTACACCGGTATCGCCGGTAATCACATTGTGAGTTTTAACTCGAGCGGTATGGTTGCGATTCGGGATAAGGAGGTTGGCACTGGCGATGTCGAGCGTGTTCTAGAAACAGCTAAAGCGATCAACATTCCCACCGATCAGCAAATTCTTCATATTTTGATTCAGGAATTCATCATTGATGGTCAGGAAGATGTGCGTGAGCCGATCGGGATGAGTGGTATCCGTTTAGAGGTGAAGGTACACATTGTCACTGGAGCGGTAAGTGCGGCACAAAATATTGTGAAGTGTGTCCGCCGCTGTGGTCTCGAAGTCAATGATTTAATTTTGCAACCCCTTGCTTCGAGTCTGGCAGTTCTGACCGAAGACGAAAAAGAATTGGGCGTTGTATTGATTGATATTGGTGGTGGCACAACCGATATTGCCATTTACAGCCAAGGGTCGATTCGCCATACCGCAGTGATTCCGATTGCTGGTGATCAAATTACCAATGACATCGCGATGGCCTTACGAACCCCAACGATTGAGGCAGAGGATTTAAAGATTCATCATGGGGTTGCCAAACAGGATATGGCTGACCCCAATGCCATGATCGATGTTCCTGGCGTGGGGGATCGTGAGCCTCGCCCGATGTCCAAACAAGCGCTTGCAGCAGTCATTGAGCCGCGAGTGGAGGAGCTGTTTACTTTAGTGCGCAATATTGTCCGCGAGTCAGGCTATGAAGACATGGTCTCTTCTGGAATTGTGCTCACTGGTGGTACTGCCATGATGCCTGGCATGGTTGAGTTAGCAGAGCAGGTTTTCTTAAAGCCCGCACGCATTGGCGCGCCAGAATATCGCGGTCATTTACATGAAGTATTGAGAAGTCCAAGGTACTCCACCGGGCTTGGTTTGCTTATGGAAGGGCAGGCACAAATGATGCGTGGTCGCAGAGCAATCCAGGGCGGGAGCTTACAAGGCGTGGTTGCACGCATGAAGGAATGGTTTACAGGAAATTTTTGATTTTTTTCGTCGTCGTCAATCGGTGATCCATGGTGGAGAGCCGATCTTATTAAGGAGGGTGTTATGGAGTTTGAAATGGTAGATCAAGAAACAGCTGGCAAGACCATCATCAAGGTGGTTGGTGTCGGAGGCGCTGGCGGCAATGCTGTCCAGCACATGATTCGTCGCAATGTTAATGGCGTCGAGTTCATTTGTATGAACACCGATGCAGGCGCGCTCCAACGTTCGCAAGCGAGCTTAAACCTGCAATTGGGCGAGACTGGCCTAGGCGCCGGTGCGAAGCCTGAGGTGGGTGCAGCATCTGCGGAACAAGCTCGCTCGCGTATTGCCGATGCATTGCAAGGCGCACATATGGTGTTTATTACCGCGGGTATGGGAGGCGGTACTGGAACCGGAGCAGCCCCAGTGGTTGCTCAAGTCGCTAAAGAAATGGGCATCTTAACGGTTGGCGTGATTAGTAAGCCATTTGACTTTGAGGGTGTTAAGCGTCTAAAAGTCGCTGAGATGGGTGCGCAAGAGCTGGAAAAGCACGTCGACTCATTAATCGTAGTTTTGAATGAAAAGCTCTTCGAAGTGATGGGTGAGGATGCGGAATTTGACAAAGCCTTTGCTTGTGCAGACGATGTATTGCATAACGCGGTATCCGGTATTGCGGAAATTATTAATGAGCAGGGCTTAATCAACGTCGACTTTGAAGATGTAAAGACTGTCATGAGTGAGCAAGGTAAGGCCATGATGGGAACGGCGACCGTCTCTGGAATGGACCGGGCTCGTTTGGCGGCTGAGGCAGCTGTTGCATCGCCACTGCTTGAAGGCGTTGATTTATCTGGCGCACGCGGCGTATTGGTCAATATCACTGCCAGCCGTTCATTGAAGTTATCCGAGACCCGTGAGGTGATGGCCGCGATTCGGGGTTATGCCGCCGAAGATGCTACCGTCATTTTTGGAACGGTGTATGACGATAGCTTGGGTGATGCCTTACGAGTAACCGTGGTGGCTACTGGACTCAATGGCTCACAATCCCTGCAAAAGGATCAACCCCAGTTAATCTGGCGAGCTGCAACAGGTACAAATGATGCAAGTCCAACCATGACTACTTTGGGTGATTTTGCTCCAACCAGCCCAGCTGCTGCGATGAGCCGCAATGTGACCCAAGCGTCGAGCGCCATGGGTTCAAGCACAGCCGCCCCGGTTAATCCCGCAGTTGATTATGGTCAGTTTGATGTTCCAAAGGTATTTCGTAATTCTCGAGAGTCTGTGCCTCCCAGCCTTGGTGCCGATAGTTCGCCACAGGCGAAGGCCATGCTTGAGAAGGGGGCAGATTACTATGAGATACCTGCCTTTTTAAGGAAGCAAGCAGACTAATAAATAAACCATACAATAGTGGGTTCGAGGATTGCTAATTCAGTCGCCCCTCCGGACGACGAATCCAGCGCCTGCGTTAGCACCCCAAACCACTATTGATATGGAGATCACATGATTGCTGTAGGACAAAAATTACCGAACGCCACCCTCTACGAGTTTTTTGATGAAGAGCGCGATGGCTGCTCCTTGGGCCCAAATGCATTTGAAGTTGAAAAATTAACCGCTGGCAAAAAAATTGTTATTTTTGCCTTGCCTGGCGCATTTACACCAACCTGCTCAGCCAAGCATGTTCCAGGATTTGTGGAGCATTTTGATGCGATTAAAGCCAAAGGTGTTGATGAGATTTGGTGTGTTTCTGTGAATGACCCATTTGTAATGGGTGCCTGGGGCCGGGATCTAAAGGTTGGTAAGAAAGTGCGTATGTTGGGCGATGGTAGTGCTGAGTTCACCAAAAAGTTAGGTATGGAATTTGACCTAACCGCACGGGGACTTGGTGTTCGCTCACAACGCTATGCCATGATCGTGGATAACGGCGTCGTGAAGCATTTGGCACTCGAGGCGCCGGGCAAATTCGAAGTTAGTGATGCCGTAAATACCTTAAAGCATCTGTAATTGATATTGTGTAGGCCATGATGCTCAAGCAAAAAACCTTAGCGCAGCCGATCAAAACGGTCGGCATTGGCCTGCATTCTGGTCGTAAATCAACGCTAAGTATTAAACCCGCACCAATTGATTTTGGTATTCAGTTCGTGCGGGTTGATATGCCCAATGCTGCTCCTATTCCAGCCCATGCATTAGCAGTCTGCGATACCCGTTTAGCGTCAGTGATTCAGAGTCAAGGGGTCAAGGTTTCTACGGTTGAGCATTTGCTCTCAGCCTGTTCGGGTTTGGGATTGGATAATTTATTGATTGAGGTTGATGCGGAAGAAGTACCGATCATGGACGGTAGCGCCGCCTCTTTTCTCTTTCTGATTGAGTCTGCTGGTACCGTTGAACAAGAGGCGTCACGCAAATTTATGGTGATTCAAAAGACGGTGGAAGTGCGCGAAGGCAATAAATTAGCACGCCTAGAACCACATTTTGGATTTAAGTTGGATTTCACGATTGACTTTAAGCACCCAGCGGTTGATAAAACGGGCCAGCGCTTTACGGTCGATTTTGCCGAACACGCCTATCGCAGTGAGATTGGTCGCGCTCGCACCTTTGGATTTGCGCATGAGGTGGAAGCCTTGCGTGAGATTGGTTTAGCTCGCGGTGGTAGTTTAGATAATGCGATTGTGCTCGATGAGCATCGCATCTTAAATAACGAAGAGTTGCGTTATGACGATGAGTTTGTGCGTCACAAAATTCTGGATG encodes:
- the ftsA gene encoding cell division protein FtsA, which produces MSKDSRDLLVGLDIGTSKVVALVAELSPDGQFNVLGLGQTSSKGLKKGVVVNIEATVQSIQKALEEAELMSDRRIAQVYTGIAGNHIVSFNSSGMVAIRDKEVGTGDVERVLETAKAINIPTDQQILHILIQEFIIDGQEDVREPIGMSGIRLEVKVHIVTGAVSAAQNIVKCVRRCGLEVNDLILQPLASSLAVLTEDEKELGVVLIDIGGGTTDIAIYSQGSIRHTAVIPIAGDQITNDIAMALRTPTIEAEDLKIHHGVAKQDMADPNAMIDVPGVGDREPRPMSKQALAAVIEPRVEELFTLVRNIVRESGYEDMVSSGIVLTGGTAMMPGMVELAEQVFLKPARIGAPEYRGHLHEVLRSPRYSTGLGLLMEGQAQMMRGRRAIQGGSLQGVVARMKEWFTGNF
- the ftsZ gene encoding cell division protein FtsZ, which produces MEFEMVDQETAGKTIIKVVGVGGAGGNAVQHMIRRNVNGVEFICMNTDAGALQRSQASLNLQLGETGLGAGAKPEVGAASAEQARSRIADALQGAHMVFITAGMGGGTGTGAAPVVAQVAKEMGILTVGVISKPFDFEGVKRLKVAEMGAQELEKHVDSLIVVLNEKLFEVMGEDAEFDKAFACADDVLHNAVSGIAEIINEQGLINVDFEDVKTVMSEQGKAMMGTATVSGMDRARLAAEAAVASPLLEGVDLSGARGVLVNITASRSLKLSETREVMAAIRGYAAEDATVIFGTVYDDSLGDALRVTVVATGLNGSQSLQKDQPQLIWRAATGTNDASPTMTTLGDFAPTSPAAAMSRNVTQASSAMGSSTAAPVNPAVDYGQFDVPKVFRNSRESVPPSLGADSSPQAKAMLEKGADYYEIPAFLRKQAD
- a CDS encoding peroxiredoxin: MIAVGQKLPNATLYEFFDEERDGCSLGPNAFEVEKLTAGKKIVIFALPGAFTPTCSAKHVPGFVEHFDAIKAKGVDEIWCVSVNDPFVMGAWGRDLKVGKKVRMLGDGSAEFTKKLGMEFDLTARGLGVRSQRYAMIVDNGVVKHLALEAPGKFEVSDAVNTLKHL
- the lpxC gene encoding UDP-3-O-acyl-N-acetylglucosamine deacetylase, which encodes MLKQKTLAQPIKTVGIGLHSGRKSTLSIKPAPIDFGIQFVRVDMPNAAPIPAHALAVCDTRLASVIQSQGVKVSTVEHLLSACSGLGLDNLLIEVDAEEVPIMDGSAASFLFLIESAGTVEQEASRKFMVIQKTVEVREGNKLARLEPHFGFKLDFTIDFKHPAVDKTGQRFTVDFAEHAYRSEIGRARTFGFAHEVEALREIGLARGGSLDNAIVLDEHRILNNEELRYDDEFVRHKILDAIGDLYLAGHPIVGAYTAEKSGHALNNALLRKLLDDPSSYSIETFDKSSAPAAYLQTPESINA